The Eublepharis macularius isolate TG4126 chromosome 12, MPM_Emac_v1.0, whole genome shotgun sequence genomic sequence cctgtccctttaatggaggcGTAATGAGATATTATTTACCTTTCTGCTCTGAAAAGCTCCAATTGCCCACTTTCATACATTAAGCTTCTCTTATATGGGCAGTTGACAAAGTCCTGTTTGTTGCTAACTCTGTTTGAGGTAGGGGAAATAATGGCAAACTTTGGTTTAGGGGGAACCAGTAACATGATTGAGGATGCAGGCAGTTGCAGGGCTGATGCTGCATTTCTTCTTGCAaagttgtctgtgtgtgtgtgtcagtgtcaTTCTGATTAAAAGGCCAGATCTCAGGGAGGCTGGTGCTCTTGGGCTGCAGAATCATTTGCATTCCCAAACATATATAGAAAAAAAACTGCATCTTTATCATTGACTCCAGCAATTTTCAGAACCTGAATTTTGAGGTTTTCCCATAGGAACATGCGCACACAATAAGTTTTGAGTTCAAAATTGGTAGAGATTGGCTGGGCAGGCAGAGGAGGAAAATTGGATGAGAAAAAGATCCGTTATCTAGGATGTTCGGTCAGCTTTAATGCATTTCGTTCCCTCTCTTGCAGGTGGGGATCCTCAACCTCCAGATACACTCAATTACTGGATTCTCGTGGGAGCATCGCTGGGGGCAGTAGTTCTGATTTGTATCATTGGTGGGATAATAGCCTATGCTCGTTGCCGGCGGCGAGAGAAATTTACAAGTAAGTGCTTCTTTTTCATTCATTAATCCTAGCCCAGGTCTCTGTTGCAGCGAACATCGCAATAGCTGAGCTCtgatccccacacacacacaccttcttgCCCTGCTTTcacttatttttgttttaattatattaatGATGGGGCAGGTGGTtgcttttaatagttttaaaaaatggttttcttCTGTATGTTTTAGTTTGTTAGtggccttggtggcccttgtgaggggagaaaggcggggtataaattttgtgtgcgtgtgaagtgccatcaagtcacagccaacttgtggcaacccctgctggggttctcaaggcaagaggtggtttgccattgcctgcccctgcatagTGATCttggtcttccttgatggtctcccatccaactactaaccagcaccaaccctatttagcttcggagatctaacaagatcaggatagcctgggccatccaggtcaaggcataaattttgtaaaataaataaaaaactgtattctctactgattttttttcagctCCAATTGAAGAGACTGGAGGCCATTCACCTCAGGAATCACTGATTCATTGAAGGTAAGAACAAGTGCTTTACACCTTCCTATCTGCCAATAGACAGAGCAGCTATACAGCAATACAGACTTGGCTTCTTTCACGTTACTAAAAAGGCCACATTTTTCACTCTCCAGAGCGACAAGGAAAAGCCTTGTAACCTGCCTATATTCTCATTCCATTCCAGCACACGCACATCCCATTTGAAGAAACCAAATAAATGTGTTTGCATGACTATTTACTTTCTTGCTGGTTATAGAAAatgattgggttttttttccccttgccagccacttTGTGGTTAAAGACAGATTCTCACTTGCCAGGCCCTCCATGCCAGACTTAATTGGTACTTCTTAGCCCTCGACTGTCTCTGCTACACCTTCACTGACAAACTCTTTCCTTCTCCCCTACAGATCTTTGGGTCGGTGTTTCAGCtgacaaagaaagagagagagatgaattcAACCTTGGATTACCTCTAACTTTTCCTTAAAAACACCAGaaagatgtttttttcctctgccccgGGATTCTGGGGCATTCCACATTTGCACACACAATGttttcggggtggggtggggtatggAGTCCTCTTTCCTGAGATacatttcagggagaagttgTGGTGATCCCTTTTGTAAAGGTACATCAACCTCCCCGTAAAATTTTGAAGTGTTAGGGGGGAAGGAGTGAAAGGGCTCTTTTCTAAATCCCCAGGATCTAATGCCCCATATTGGGGAGACATTTTCACACTGGGGCATAGCTGCGGGGAACCAGTTGCAGCTGCCGAATCCCTCCCAGCTTGGAGGCCCTTTGGCAAGGATGCTCACCGCATCTACTGTTTGCTTCACTCTGGGGAGCCACTTTGGGTTAAACACAAATGTGATGAGTAGATTTATCTGTATATAAAGAATATATTGGGTGCTGAGTCTCTCTGGGAGAGGAGCAGGGTCTTTGTTTCTACCTAGCTTCCCTTGTGCTTTTCTCCGCCAGTGGCTGGGCCACTATGTGAATCGGCCAAGTAGCCGCAGCTTAAGCCAACACTCACggtcattcttctctccttttgCCCTCCTCCCCTAACCTTTGGTGCTCCCACAGAGAGGTTGATATTTATGTCTTCTACTCTAACATAACTTTAATTTTCTGGTTGTGAATTGAAAAAGCcagcaggaaaaagaaaagaaaaacccttGCATGTCACTTCATGAAACAGAgtttgtggattttaaaaaataaaataaaaacttcatAAGATAACACGAGGCACCTTATTTTGGGATGAAAAGTATGGCGGTGGCTGGGACTAGCCCTGAGACCCGGTTGTAAGTCCTGGTAGAAACAAAAGTAGCATTCAGAGGGCTTAGAGCACCTTACATAAATCGTCACTGTAGTCCATACAGCTGTTGCAGATTGCACAGTAGTTACATGGATTTCGAAGATACTGTAATCAATTGCAAATATGGGCCAAGATCCCAAGCAAGGCCTCCTAACTAAGGGGCAGAGTTTGAACAGGGGATTTCCCAGCTGGCAGTCGTGGACATTATAGTACATCAGCTCTCACTGAAATCTTCCTAGTAAGAATATTTATCTTGTAACCCTTTCTCTTTCACTTTAACATACCTGTAACACATTTACCTGCTCTTCCTCTAAACGATGGCCCAAGAAAGTCCTCTCTCTATGTTACGCCAGGCCTGCTTTACTGTCGAGAAAAAGATTGCATCCTGTGCTTGTGGCCGTTCTTTGGTTCGCCTCTCTTTTTTCCTATTAAAAAATGTTAAagtcttcccccccgccccccgcttcaACTCTGTATTAAGTGTTCAAACCCTACCATGAGAAGTACCCACTGAAAGCCACCTCTGGCCTGGAAACCTTTCCTTCAGCTCCTGAAATGTGGCACCTTGGTTCTGGCCATGCTTGTGTAGAGGAAAGGAAAATGCCCTCTGCCCATGTCCAGGAACTCCTTAATTGTTCCACTGCTGAGTCTTGGCATTCAGAACATGTTCTCCAGGCTAAGCTCTGCTGAAGCCCTTGCTGGCCCTAAATATGTGAAAAAGGAAATTCTCATTGAATGGAAACCAGGAGGACTTAATTTCCATGTAAGCCTAGGTGTGAAGGGACTTCCCAGAACTTGCAGCTGTGTATGTGGTTTCCTCTTTTCTTTGTGCCTGGAAGGTAGCTGAAGGTACCTTGATGTACTTtcatctctgaagctaagcaggtctgagCCCGTCCAGTTCTTCAGAGAGACAGCCTGGAAATCCTGTGTAGGCTCCCTGATGCAATGCCAGGGCAACTTGAACAAAAGATAATCACGTCACTGGTTTCTTGTCTAATTCTCCCTCAGCAGCTCCTGATGAAATACATttggttagcctttaaggtgctcctgggctcctgtttaattttgctaaaACTGATTAATACAGCTACCTCTTGATGCCAGCAGATAAAGTATGTAAACTGTACCAGGAAGATAACACGTCATGGCTAGGATTAGTCGACTGATTAGATTAAAACCCCTTTGTGTCCGATTACTGGAGgcagaacttttaaaaacaattattaacattttaaatgcatttatCACAGTCATATCCTGTCTCCTTAATATACCTGGTAGCAGctaacaagaataaaagaatatcAATTATAAACAGCAAGTCAATAAAACAATTCTTCAGAACTTAACTCCCATGCTGTAAAATGATCTAAGTATTAAAACTAGCAGTCCATGAAAACCAGAGGCATAATATAGCCTTGCACAGAAAAGCAGGCCGTAAGGACGTCGAGAGGCAGGGGGGAGGGCAGTGAGTAGAATTTTATGTGTATTAAACCCACAAACTTACAAAATGACTGGTGCCATTTCAGGGGAGACATGTCCAATATGTTTTTTGGTCAGGTGGCTGCGCCCCTTATGACCTATTCAGTATGTGACACTGGTACTAATTCCCTACATGGGAAGTGATGGTAGTGCAGGCCTCTATTTCCTTAGGTTTGTAGATGATGTGTGTTTCTCCTTTTCTTCAAGGAGCTTGAAGCCACGTGTGTAAGGGCTGTGGCATGACCAGTGCTGTGTGGATCTTCTGTATTTTGTGGTATCTGCATTTAGGGTAAAGGGAAATCTCAATATCTTTGAGTTCCTTGACACAAATTGCCTCttgtttatttttatcctgctttctttccccccctttcagtTGTTCTTCCTTATTCTGCAGTCACGTTTAGcttgtggtggggggtaggggacATGTGGCCTAAGAAATAAAGTCTTATTTGAAGAGTGAAAACGATCTACATATTCAAGTCTGCCTCCTGTTCACTTCTGTTTCTGAGACACCCCCCCTCcacattttattttgaagcccATCCATTCTCTCTTTCCTGAAGCCTTCTGCTCCTTTTGTTGGGATCTTTGACTCCCTCATAATTTCCTTCTCCCTCGCTCTATGACTCACTCTCCCTTTCTTGTGCCTGCCCTTATGGCCTCTGCTGGCTGCACATTCCTGT encodes the following:
- the TNFRSF12A gene encoding tumor necrosis factor receptor superfamily member 12A, which gives rise to MLVWAPLLGLLPLLLEAARGEPVPATMCPRGLSWSRDLEKCMDCAVCQTQNKNDFCSTCGDPQPPDTLNYWILVGASLGAVVLICIIGGIIAYARCRRREKFTTPIEETGGHSPQESLIH